A window from Citrus sinensis cultivar Valencia sweet orange chromosome 3, DVS_A1.0, whole genome shotgun sequence encodes these proteins:
- the LOC102627352 gene encoding uncharacterized protein LOC102627352, whose amino-acid sequence MSSSSSSSSSSSLPNRSRSSNSNNSNEERPRYFDGKAKSMCWAKAETVPGRHPERWRKDAAGNIVCKRFCNCHGCLCFEYDHIVPFSKGGESTADNCQILQTRVNRFKSDKEQVDATKLKGFSCDVKFTDKELDIIEMAVYGDVIRPGNQCRCKTVAEMLGQFKSKDRMAACKLPYDGESL is encoded by the exons ATgagttcttcttcttcttcttcttcttcttcttcattacCGAATCGTTCCCGTAGCAGCAACAGTAACAACAGTAATGAGGAGAGACCAAGATACTTTGACGGGAAAGCTAAGAGCATGTGTTGGGCAAAGGCCGAAACGGTGCCGGGTCGTCACCCAGAGAGGTGGCGCAAAGATGCTGCTGGTAACATTGTCTGCAAGCGCTTCTGCAACTGCCACGGTTGCCTCTGCTTTGAGTACGATCACATTGTTCCCTTCTCCAAAG GTGGTGAATCTACAGCTGATAATTGTCAGATTCTTCAAACTAGGGTGAACAGGTTTAAATCAGACAAAGAACAGGTGGATGCGACTAAATTGAAAGGCTTTTCTTGTGACGTCAAGTTTACTG ataaGGAACTTGACATAATTGAAATGGCTGTTTATGGGGATGTGATCCGACCAGGAAACCAGTGCCGTTGCAAAACCGTTGCAGAAATGCTTGGGCAATTCAAGTCCAAAGATCGCATGGCTGCTTGCAAACTGCCATATGATGGTGAATCATTGTAG
- the LOC102630849 gene encoding eukaryotic translation initiation factor 5A-2 produces MSDEEHHFESKADAGASKTYPQQAGTIRKNGYIVIKSRPCKVVEVSTSKTGKHGHAKCHFVGIDIFSGKKLEDIVPSSHNCDVPHVNRTDYQLIDISEDGFVSLLTENGNTKDDLRLPTDETLLTQLKDGFAEGKDLVLTVMSSMGEEQICALKDIGPKS; encoded by the exons ATGTCGGACGAGGAGCATCACTTCGAGTCAAAGGCCGATGCCGGAGCCTCCAAGACTTACCCACAGCAAGCTGGTACCATCCGTAAGAACGGCTACATCGTCATCAAAAGCCGTCCCTGCAAG GTTGTGGAAGTCTCCACCTCCAAGACTGGAAAGCACGGTCATGCTAAGTGCCACTTTGTTGGAATTGATATCTTCAGTGGAAAGAAGCTGGAAGATATTGTCCCCTCTTCTCATAACTGTGAT GTTCCCCATGTCAACCGTACCGACTATCAGTTGATTGATATTTCTGAGGATGGATTT gTGAGTTTGCTGACTGAAAATGGGAACACCAAGGATGATCTGAGGCTCCCAACCGATGAGACTCTGCTGACCCAG CTCAAGGACGGTTTTGCTGAGGGGAAGGACTTGGTTTTGACTGTCATGTCTTCAATGGGCGAGGAGCAGATCTGTGCCCTCAAGGATATTGGCCCAAAGTCGTAG
- the LOC107175162 gene encoding uncharacterized protein LOC107175162, translating into MESIDITQEMDEIKTYLDCRYISATEACWRIFQFDIHYRKPAVERLPFHLPGEHTVIFEESKCLENVLTIPGIEKIKFTEWLEANKNYDDARELTYSDFPTCWVSDAPQLWKSNYTTLSKDITSLQRKKFRLKDLQLTEQQVEAYTLLEIETIMLKMGKSLRDIDGMPLLNSSLIRDSGNRLVNEELDYDRDQLKKLHEKSFTTLNACQKSAYEAIMHFVDNEEGRLFFINRHGGTGKTFLWNTIIAKLRSHSKIVLPVATSGIAALLLPNGRTTHSRFHIPLDVTVESTCEIRQGTLLAGLLMKTSLIIWDEEPMAHKFCFEALDRTLRDILRTRYENNYIKPFGGLTIVCGGDFRQILPVVPKGTRADIVDASLNSSYLWPFFKIYELKQNMRLYNGSVSGSEAAKIASFDKWLLQIGNGSLYDDIDRDLVKLPSDICKKPSENLMKSIVDTIYPSIQHNYSDPAYLKERAILTPKNEMVHELNEMIMNIIPGQWRTYFSSDSICKASANTNDEDVLYLTEFLNSLKFNGIPNHDIRLKEGAPVMLLRNLNQIKGLCNGTRLIVTRLGKWFIRGDIISGTNIGQNVTIPRIIMSHNESRWPFNLNR; encoded by the exons ATGGAATCTATTGACATTACCCAAGAAATGGACGAGATCAAAACATATTTGGACTGCAGATATATATCAGCAACCGAAGCTTGCTGGCGAATCTTCCAATTTGACATACATTACAGAAAGCCAGCAGTTGAAAGATTGCCGTTCCATTTACCGGGAGAGCATACAgtaatatttgaagaatctaAGTGCTTAGAAAATGTGCTTACCATACCtggaatagaaaaaataaaattcacagAATGGTTGGAGGCAAACAAGAATTATGATGATGCACGAGAGTTAACTTATTCTGATTTCCCTACATGTTGG GTTTCTGATGCACCTCAACTTTGGAAATCTAATTATACTACTTTATCAAAAGACATAACTTCATTACAAAGGAAAAAATTCAGATTGAAAGATCTTCAGTTAACCGAGCAACAAGTTGAAGCATACACATTGTTGGAGATTGAAACTATCATGTTGAAAATGGGAAAAAGTTTGAGAGACATAGATGGAATGCCACTTCTTAATTCTTCTTTGATAAGAGATTCAGGTAACCGATTGGTCAATGAAGAGCTTGATTATGATCGTGATCAATTAAAGAAGTTGCATGAAAAATCGTTTACTACTCTAAATGCTTGCCAAAAATCAGCCTATGAAGCAATAATGCATTTTGTTGACAATGAAGAAGggcgtttattttttatcaatagaCACGGTGGTACTGGTAAAACATTTTTGTGGAATACAATTATTGCAAAGCTCAGATCACATTCTAAAATAGTCTTGCCTGTTGCAACTTCAGGTATAGCAGCTTTGTTATTGCCTAATGGTAGGACAACTCATTCGCGATTTCATATTCCTTTGGATGTGACAGTAGAGTCCACTTGTGAAATCCGACAAGGCACCTTATTAGCTGGACTTCTTATGAAAACTTCTTTGATCATTTGGGATGAAGAGCCTATGGCACATAAGTTCTGCTTTGAAGCTTTGGATAGGACCTTGAGAGATATTCTAAGAACAAggtatgaaaataattatattaaaccTTTTGGAGGACTTACAATAGTATGTGGTGGCGATTTCCGACAAATATTGCCAGTTGTGCCAAAGGGGACAAGAGCAGACATTGTTGATGCTTCACTTAACTCATCCTACTTGTggccatttttcaaaatttatgagCTCAAACAAAATATGAGGCTCTATAATGGAAGCGTGAGTGGCTCTGAGGCTGCTAAAATAGCTTCTTTTGACAAATGGTTGTTGCAGATTGGAAATGGTTCATTATATGATGACATTGATAGAGATTTAGTTAAACTACCTTCTGATATCTGTAAGAAACCATCAGAAAATCTGATGAAATCAATAGTCGACACTATCTACCCATCAATTCAGCATAACTACAGTGATCCAGCATATTTGAAAGAAAGAGCAATATTAAcgccaaaaaatgaaatggtgCATGAATTGAACGAGATGATTATGAATATAATACCTGGTCAATGGAGAACCTATTTTAGCTCAGACAGTATATGCAAAGCAAGCGCAAACACAAATGATGAAGATGTTCTATATCTAACTGAATTTTTGAATAGTTTGAAATTCAATGGCATCCCTAATCATGACATACGACTTAAGGAAGGTGCTCCTGTAATGCTTCTCagaaatctaaatcaaataaaaggcCTATGCAACGGCACAAGATTGATTGTCACTCGTCTTGGTAAATGGTTCATTAGAGGTGACATCATTTCTGGAACAAATATTGGACAAAATGTCACAATTCCAAGAATTATTATGTCTCATAATGAATCAAGATGGCCATTCAATCTTAACAGATGA